One Luteibacter sp. 9135 DNA segment encodes these proteins:
- a CDS encoding ankyrin repeat domain-containing protein yields the protein MANPKRRRPSLLKALPWFIPVLAAVACAGLTASPLALIPLLLANALVMGAVCHAIGFDPETSYLRTALRRGSAYVVIFTAYTFVVFVLVAWPLLKLTQAPSLGAALLLAATLVVALAALWRTWPAFGLIFLWDDAYPEDSGTASWIFTALARSVSFGRHLSAEERFFSHFLPAALSLLVLAFCAVALSGLYGVLPAEMRLASLALYGVVLLPVAGMVIANRTLRALLPDRRVRLGAKRGGIPSREDVGQDAERPANIPPAPLPVLSTEESQPGVRERALLLATREGDIARAVALVEAGAEPDTGAEPGDRDQRPVLTLAALSPDSRLLRALIARGAKVDRAHQGVTALHAATRDSWHGRPDAVLTLLTNGAHAAAVDNEGNTPLHGAVLSAEPTVAAMLLDAGAPVDAVNAAGDTPLAIACRAANWALVRFLLEHGAKASPVGGEPALVAAAGIADDDAEGVKVLLRYKAAVNATDAHGRSALMAAAAEGHEQIARALLQAHAQPNLADRHGTTALMEAARAGAQGIVQLLADAHADASPRDGHGRDALTLACQSPRAQAATVRALLALGAQPKEPGADGRSALDHAAGAGRWDFVALLDPETPLPTSLSESVVPEAGADSPLHLYDALRFGHWAVASTFTTKVRAWPVEELSALYVDLAGPGFEAARAWLLDHGLHAEARLGAPGDTPQAGRRLFDALLPQLPQSADALLQLMRAGASPAGAGLLGQAICRLDGADERLTLAMLEAGADPFGADARGRTPLHMAASTGRTALLGALLARGMNPNVRDAGGRTPLHAALEQGGESLPLVRLLVAHGADPEAADVNGETPYGLGIGHGDVERWLSWTAWPLPRRPLRADDLPAAAAAGDVQAVDRLIELGFPVDTRDHQGATGLLRASGAGQRHVVDHLLQAGADPTLAAASGITPLAAAVNARRDTIVEALLAHGVSADQRLPGETTALMIAAALGYPEIADMLLRAGADAKAEDAHGHTALHAAAQYCFGSSDSLRARRLLDTVLGKGADANKADKDGVTPLLMLLGANLRPGATADATHLGALVPVLLDAGARIEHADHRGVSALHASAMHALLGPARVLLQRGANRNAADGFGRTAGDVARHLGYVDIAHELGSRVGTVPSVRQTLRQPAQPD from the coding sequence ATGGCCAATCCCAAACGTCGTCGACCGTCGCTGCTCAAAGCGCTGCCCTGGTTCATCCCCGTCCTTGCTGCGGTCGCCTGCGCCGGCCTCACGGCGTCACCGCTGGCGCTGATTCCGCTGCTGCTGGCGAATGCGCTGGTCATGGGCGCGGTGTGCCATGCCATCGGCTTCGACCCCGAAACCAGCTACCTGCGCACGGCCTTGCGCCGGGGCTCGGCCTACGTGGTGATTTTCACGGCGTATACGTTCGTGGTCTTCGTACTGGTGGCCTGGCCCCTGCTCAAGCTGACCCAGGCGCCCAGCCTGGGCGCGGCGCTCCTGCTGGCTGCCACCCTGGTCGTGGCGCTTGCCGCGCTATGGCGGACCTGGCCCGCCTTCGGCCTGATCTTCCTCTGGGACGACGCCTACCCCGAAGACAGCGGAACGGCCTCGTGGATTTTCACGGCGCTGGCGCGATCCGTGAGTTTCGGCCGCCACCTGTCCGCCGAGGAGCGCTTCTTCTCCCATTTCCTCCCGGCGGCGCTCAGCCTGTTGGTGCTGGCGTTCTGCGCCGTGGCGTTGTCCGGCCTGTACGGCGTGCTGCCTGCGGAAATGCGCCTCGCGTCGCTGGCGCTCTACGGCGTGGTCCTGTTGCCAGTGGCAGGCATGGTGATCGCCAATCGCACCTTGCGCGCACTGCTCCCGGATCGCCGCGTACGCCTCGGTGCGAAACGGGGCGGCATCCCGTCGCGTGAAGACGTCGGGCAGGACGCGGAGCGCCCGGCAAACATCCCGCCGGCACCCCTTCCCGTGCTCAGCACGGAAGAAAGCCAGCCGGGCGTCCGCGAGCGTGCCCTGCTGCTCGCCACCCGCGAGGGTGATATCGCGCGCGCGGTTGCGCTGGTCGAGGCCGGTGCCGAACCGGACACCGGCGCCGAGCCCGGCGACCGCGACCAGCGGCCGGTACTGACACTGGCGGCACTGTCACCCGATTCACGCCTGCTGCGTGCGCTGATCGCGCGGGGCGCGAAGGTCGATCGCGCCCACCAGGGCGTCACCGCATTGCACGCGGCCACGCGCGACAGCTGGCACGGCCGGCCGGACGCCGTACTTACCCTGCTCACCAATGGCGCGCATGCGGCCGCCGTCGACAACGAGGGCAACACGCCACTGCATGGCGCGGTACTGAGTGCCGAACCGACCGTGGCGGCCATGCTGCTGGACGCCGGCGCACCGGTGGATGCGGTGAACGCGGCAGGTGACACGCCCCTGGCGATCGCCTGCCGCGCAGCCAACTGGGCGCTGGTGAGGTTTCTCCTGGAACACGGCGCCAAGGCCTCGCCCGTGGGCGGCGAACCCGCACTGGTCGCGGCAGCCGGCATTGCCGACGACGATGCCGAGGGCGTGAAGGTACTGCTGCGTTACAAGGCAGCGGTGAACGCCACCGACGCCCACGGCCGCTCAGCGCTCATGGCCGCGGCCGCCGAAGGGCACGAACAGATCGCCCGCGCGCTGTTGCAGGCGCACGCGCAACCCAACCTCGCCGATCGCCACGGCACGACGGCGTTGATGGAAGCCGCGCGCGCCGGCGCGCAAGGCATCGTCCAACTGCTGGCCGACGCCCATGCGGACGCCTCGCCGCGCGACGGCCACGGCCGCGACGCACTGACTCTCGCCTGCCAGTCGCCCCGGGCCCAGGCCGCCACGGTGCGGGCGCTGCTGGCGCTCGGCGCCCAGCCGAAAGAGCCCGGCGCGGACGGGCGGAGCGCGCTCGACCACGCGGCCGGGGCCGGACGCTGGGATTTCGTGGCGCTGCTCGATCCGGAAACACCGTTGCCGACATCGCTCAGCGAGTCGGTCGTGCCGGAGGCTGGCGCCGATTCGCCCCTGCACCTCTACGATGCCCTGCGCTTCGGCCACTGGGCCGTGGCTTCCACGTTCACCACCAAGGTACGCGCCTGGCCCGTGGAGGAACTGTCGGCCCTTTATGTCGACCTTGCGGGTCCCGGTTTCGAGGCAGCGCGCGCATGGCTGCTCGACCACGGGCTGCATGCCGAGGCACGGCTGGGTGCACCCGGCGACACGCCCCAGGCCGGACGCCGCCTGTTCGATGCACTGCTACCCCAGCTGCCGCAGTCGGCCGACGCCCTGCTGCAACTGATGCGGGCCGGCGCCAGCCCGGCCGGCGCGGGTCTGCTCGGCCAGGCGATCTGCCGCCTCGACGGCGCCGACGAACGCCTGACCCTGGCGATGCTCGAAGCCGGCGCCGATCCGTTCGGTGCCGACGCCCGCGGACGCACGCCACTGCACATGGCCGCGTCCACGGGCCGTACCGCACTGCTGGGCGCCCTGCTCGCCCGTGGCATGAACCCGAACGTTCGCGACGCAGGCGGACGCACGCCGTTGCACGCGGCGCTCGAGCAAGGTGGCGAAAGCCTGCCGCTGGTACGCCTGCTGGTCGCCCACGGCGCGGATCCCGAGGCCGCCGACGTCAATGGCGAGACACCCTACGGACTGGGCATCGGACACGGCGATGTGGAGCGCTGGCTCAGCTGGACAGCGTGGCCGCTGCCGCGTCGCCCCCTGCGTGCCGACGATCTTCCCGCCGCCGCCGCCGCGGGCGATGTGCAAGCCGTGGACCGGCTGATCGAACTGGGCTTCCCCGTCGACACACGCGACCACCAGGGCGCGACCGGCCTGCTTCGCGCGTCCGGGGCCGGACAGCGTCACGTCGTCGATCACCTGCTCCAGGCCGGCGCCGATCCGACCCTCGCCGCCGCCTCCGGCATCACGCCGCTGGCGGCAGCCGTCAACGCGCGACGCGACACGATTGTCGAGGCCCTGCTCGCGCATGGCGTGTCGGCCGACCAGCGGTTGCCGGGCGAGACCACGGCGCTGATGATCGCCGCCGCGCTGGGCTATCCGGAGATCGCCGACATGCTGCTGCGTGCCGGTGCCGATGCGAAAGCCGAGGACGCCCACGGCCACACGGCCCTGCACGCCGCCGCGCAGTACTGCTTCGGCAGTAGCGACAGCCTGCGTGCGCGGCGCCTGCTGGATACCGTGCTCGGCAAGGGCGCCGATGCGAACAAGGCCGACAAGGATGGCGTGACCCCTTTGCTGATGTTGCTGGGTGCGAACCTGCGCCCCGGCGCCACCGCCGATGCCACCCACCTCGGCGCCCTGGTACCGGTGCTGCTGGATGCCGGCGCCCGGATCGAGCATGCCGACCACCGCGGCGTCAGCGCGCTGCACGCCAGCGCGATGCATGCCCTGCTCGGGCCGGCGCGCGTGCTGCTGCAGCGCGGCGCCAACCGCAACGCCGCCGATGGCTTCGGCCGGACCGCCGGCGATGTCGCACGACACCTGGGCTATGTGGACATCGCGCATGAACTGGGCAGCCGCGTCGGCACCGTACCCAGCGTACGCCAGACACTCCGGCAACCCGCCCAGCCGGATTGA
- a CDS encoding YcgL domain-containing protein, giving the protein MHCYVYASLRKPDTYVWMTRRDGLDMLPEPLVLLLGELRFVLEVELTPQRKLPHNDTEQVLINLAGCGWHLQTPPGETLTVCNQPNHNREIDPDQMLVRA; this is encoded by the coding sequence ATGCACTGCTATGTCTACGCAAGCCTTCGCAAGCCCGATACCTACGTCTGGATGACCCGCCGGGATGGCCTCGACATGCTTCCCGAACCGCTGGTGCTCCTGCTGGGCGAACTGCGCTTCGTGCTCGAGGTGGAACTCACCCCCCAGCGCAAGCTGCCGCATAACGACACTGAGCAAGTGCTCATCAACCTCGCCGGATGCGGCTGGCACCTGCAGACGCCTCCGGGCGAAACGCTCACCGTGTGCAACCAGCCGAACCACAATCGCGAGATCGATCCCGACCAGATGCTCGTCAGGGCCTGA